From one Ctenopharyngodon idella isolate HZGC_01 chromosome 15, HZGC01, whole genome shotgun sequence genomic stretch:
- the hdac12 gene encoding uncharacterized protein SYNPCC7002_A1628 isoform X3: MGKFPKVLESLLRDQVITEKQVWAPKIASKGLLGCVHTEEYLSNFISGKISEKDQRRTGFPWSSGLVQRCRYETGGTVLAGEIALQRGLACSTAGGTHHAFPGYGAGFCLLNDLAVAAKHLMGESASKRKILIVDLDVHQGDGTAFIFKEEPNVFTFSVHCGKNFPLRKQQSDLDVSLEDGTEDKEYLSKAHLWYCGKMHKVISCAVQAQLPWLLETFHPDLVLYDSGVDPHWEDELGRLRLTDEGLYQRDLYVLQTVIKKGIPVATVIGGGYSRDIDQLARRHSIIHRAASKVWREYGL, translated from the exons ATGGGAAAGTTCCCCAAAGTCCTGGAGAGTCTGCTCAGAGATCAAGTCATAACAGAAAAACAG GTGTGGGCCCCTAAGATTGCCTCCAAAGGGCTTCTGGGATGTGTGCATACTGAGGAGTACCTGTCCAACTTTATCAGTGGAAAAATCAGTGAGAAAGATCAGAGACGGACTGGATTTCCTTGGAGTTCTGGTTTAGTTCAACGCTGCAGATATGAAACGG GTGGCACTGTGCTGGCAGGAGAGATCGCCCTGCAGAGGGGACTGGCGTGCAGTACAGCCGGAGGGACCCATCATGCCTTTCCAGGCTACGGCGCAGGCTTCTGCCTCCTCAATGACTTGGCTGTGGCCGCCAAACACTTGATGGGTGAGTCCGCATCCAAGAGGAAGATTCTCATCGTGGATCTGGATGTACATCAG GGTGATGGCACAGCATTCATTTTTAAGGAGGAACCCAATGTTTTTACCTTCtcggtgcattgtgggaaaaACTTTCCTTTGCGAAAGCAGCAGAGTGACCTAGATGTCAGTTTAGAAGATGGCACTGAAGACAAAGAGTATCTTTCCAAAG CCCATCTGTGGTACTGTGGTAAAATGCATAAAGTCATTTCCTGTGCAGTCCAGGCACAACTCCCTTGGTTACTGGAGACATTCCACCCGGATCTGGTCCTGTATGATTCTGGAGTGGATCCACACTGGGAGGATGAACTTGGAAGACTTCGTCTCACAGATGAAG GACTTTACCAGAGGGATCTTTATGTACTTCAGACAGTCATTAAAAAGGGCATTCCTGTGGCCACTGTCATTGGAGGAGGCTATTCAAGAGATATTGATCAACTGGCACGCAGGCACTCAATAATTCACAGAGCTGCTTCAAAG GTTTGGAGAGAATATGGACTTTAA
- the hdac12 gene encoding uncharacterized protein SYNPCC7002_A1628 isoform X1 — protein MAAMFHLLCQTSTYRATIKCKHVVQNETFLKRNPMHGVWRRSFNAEHTCLESRALPLVHHVKYICDLPENHRFPMGKFPKVLESLLRDQVITEKQVWAPKIASKGLLGCVHTEEYLSNFISGKISEKDQRRTGFPWSSGLVQRCRYETGGTVLAGEIALQRGLACSTAGGTHHAFPGYGAGFCLLNDLAVAAKHLMGESASKRKILIVDLDVHQGDGTAFIFKEEPNVFTFSVHCGKNFPLRKQQSDLDVSLEDGTEDKEYLSKAHLWYCGKMHKVISCAVQAQLPWLLETFHPDLVLYDSGVDPHWEDELGRLRLTDEGLYQRDLYVLQTVIKKGIPVATVIGGGYSRDIDQLARRHSIIHRAASKVWREYGL, from the exons ATGGCAGCAATGTTTCATTTATTATGTCAGACATCTACATATAGAGCAACTATTAAATGCAAACATGTGGTccaaaatgaaacatttctgaAACGAAACCCAATGCATGGGGTATGGAGGAGGTCTTTCAACGCTGAACAT ACTTGCCTTGAATCAAGAGCACTTCCTTTAGTTCATCATGTCAAGTACATATGTGACCTCCCTGAAAACCACAGGTTTCCAATGGGAAAGTTCCCCAAAGTCCTGGAGAGTCTGCTCAGAGATCAAGTCATAACAGAAAAACAG GTGTGGGCCCCTAAGATTGCCTCCAAAGGGCTTCTGGGATGTGTGCATACTGAGGAGTACCTGTCCAACTTTATCAGTGGAAAAATCAGTGAGAAAGATCAGAGACGGACTGGATTTCCTTGGAGTTCTGGTTTAGTTCAACGCTGCAGATATGAAACGG GTGGCACTGTGCTGGCAGGAGAGATCGCCCTGCAGAGGGGACTGGCGTGCAGTACAGCCGGAGGGACCCATCATGCCTTTCCAGGCTACGGCGCAGGCTTCTGCCTCCTCAATGACTTGGCTGTGGCCGCCAAACACTTGATGGGTGAGTCCGCATCCAAGAGGAAGATTCTCATCGTGGATCTGGATGTACATCAG GGTGATGGCACAGCATTCATTTTTAAGGAGGAACCCAATGTTTTTACCTTCtcggtgcattgtgggaaaaACTTTCCTTTGCGAAAGCAGCAGAGTGACCTAGATGTCAGTTTAGAAGATGGCACTGAAGACAAAGAGTATCTTTCCAAAG CCCATCTGTGGTACTGTGGTAAAATGCATAAAGTCATTTCCTGTGCAGTCCAGGCACAACTCCCTTGGTTACTGGAGACATTCCACCCGGATCTGGTCCTGTATGATTCTGGAGTGGATCCACACTGGGAGGATGAACTTGGAAGACTTCGTCTCACAGATGAAG GACTTTACCAGAGGGATCTTTATGTACTTCAGACAGTCATTAAAAAGGGCATTCCTGTGGCCACTGTCATTGGAGGAGGCTATTCAAGAGATATTGATCAACTGGCACGCAGGCACTCAATAATTCACAGAGCTGCTTCAAAG GTTTGGAGAGAATATGGACTTTAA
- the trmt9b gene encoding probable tRNA methyltransferase 9B yields the protein MDEAASQLERDHVHSVYERIAPYFNDSRYKAWPKVKQFLLEQEPGSIVADVGCGNGKYLHINEEIFKLGCDVCRPLVDCAWSQGHEVQLCDGLRLPYRDGCFDAVLSIAVIHHMSTKERRIRAIKEMARTLRLGGRIMIYVWAMEQKRRKFEKQDIFVPWNPNPPSSPALRVAGRTRQRGTGTQSISDDDASSDKHRKVKSTSSMVDEGDLISPSQPKQQRLWFFSRSLDSVLDFGSLTMSRSSSSSLQTPVDEATESRSRRASRGLIRQMSSLFSSSSRTSLEEDVFISEPHEQVHKFDNRSAGNGNETVPVELVHDCSSVPLPDLVSYQRDQSNLEGHEDGKSSLQEPLQRQESSASLLETEGMNGRSSEQMKDSCLRYYHVFREGELTQLIQNHVDDLHVLHTYLDHANWCVVAEKVQVWKV from the exons ATGGACGAGGCTGCCAGCCAACTGGAGAGAGACCATGTTCACAGCGTGTACGAGAGGATCGCACCCTACTTCAACGACAGCCGCTACAAAGCTTGGCCCAAGGTCAAACAGTTCCTGTTAGAGCAGGAGCCCGGCAGCATCGTGGCTGACGTTG GATGTGGAAATGGCAAATATCTGCACATCAATGAGGAAATCTTCAAGTTGGGCTGTGACGTGTGTCGTCCGTTGGTGGACTGTGCGTGGAGTCAAGGTCACGAGGTGCAGCTCTGCGATGGCCTGCGTTTACCCTACAGAGATGGCTGTTTTGACGCAGTGCTCTCCATTGCAG TCATCCACCACATGTCCACCAAAGAACGGCGCATCCGAGCAATTAAAGAGATGGCACGCACCCTGCGTTTGGGAGGGCGGATCATGATTTACGTTTGGGCCATGGAGCAGAAGAGACGCAAGTTTGAGAAGCAGGACATCTTCGTTCCCTGGAACCCCAATCCCCCTTCATCTCCTGCCCTCAGAGTAGCCGGCCGAACCCGACAGCGAGGCACCGGAACCCAAAGCATCAGCGACGACGACGCTTCCAGCGACAAGCACAGGAAAGTGAAAAGCACATCCTCCATGGTGGATGAGGGCGACTTGATCAGCCCCAGTCAGCCGAAACAACAGAGGCTTTGGTTCTTCTCCAGATCTTTGGATTCAGTGCTGGACTTCGGCAGCCTGACCATGTCCCGCTCCTCTTCCAGCTCTTTACAAACTCCTGTCGATGAAGCGACAGAAAGCAGAAGCCGACGAGCTAGTAGAGGCCTCATCAGGCAGATGTCCAGCCTCTTTTCATCCTCTTCCAGAACCAGTCTAGAAGAAGACGTCTTCATCTCAGAACCTCATGAACAGGTCCATAAATTCGACAACAGAAGTGCTGGGAATGGAAATGAGACTGTTCCTGTGGAGCTTGTCCATGATTGTTCCTCAGTTCCACTGCCCGACTTGGTGTCCTACCAGAGGGATCAGTCGAATCTTGAAGGACACGAGGATGGAAAATCAAGCCTACAAGAGCCCTTGCAGAGGCAGGAAAGCTCAGCTTCTCTTCTGGAAACTGAGGGGATGAATGGACGGAGCAGCGAACAGATGAAGGACTCTTGTCTGCGGTACTACCACGTATTCAGGGAAGGAGAACTGACGCAGTTGATCCAAAACCACGTTGATGACCTCCATGTTCTGCACACTTACTTGGACCACGCCAATTGGTGCGTGGTGGCTGAGAAGGTCCAAGTCTGGAaggtttaa
- the hdac12 gene encoding uncharacterized protein SYNPCC7002_A1628 isoform X2 translates to MAAMFHLLCQTSTYRATIKCKHVVQNETFLKRNPMHGVWRRSFNAEHTCLESRALPLVHHVKYICDLPENHRFPMGKFPKVLESLLRDQVITEKQVWAPKIASKGLLGCVHTEEYLSNFISGKISEKDQRRTGFPWSSGLVQRCRYETGGTVLAGEIALQRGLACSTAGGTHHAFPGYGAGFCLLNDLAVAAKHLMGESASKRKILIVDLDVHQGDGTAFIFKEEPNVFTFSVHCGKNFPLRKQQSDLDVSLEDGTEDKEYLSKVQAQLPWLLETFHPDLVLYDSGVDPHWEDELGRLRLTDEGLYQRDLYVLQTVIKKGIPVATVIGGGYSRDIDQLARRHSIIHRAASKVWREYGL, encoded by the exons ATGGCAGCAATGTTTCATTTATTATGTCAGACATCTACATATAGAGCAACTATTAAATGCAAACATGTGGTccaaaatgaaacatttctgaAACGAAACCCAATGCATGGGGTATGGAGGAGGTCTTTCAACGCTGAACAT ACTTGCCTTGAATCAAGAGCACTTCCTTTAGTTCATCATGTCAAGTACATATGTGACCTCCCTGAAAACCACAGGTTTCCAATGGGAAAGTTCCCCAAAGTCCTGGAGAGTCTGCTCAGAGATCAAGTCATAACAGAAAAACAG GTGTGGGCCCCTAAGATTGCCTCCAAAGGGCTTCTGGGATGTGTGCATACTGAGGAGTACCTGTCCAACTTTATCAGTGGAAAAATCAGTGAGAAAGATCAGAGACGGACTGGATTTCCTTGGAGTTCTGGTTTAGTTCAACGCTGCAGATATGAAACGG GTGGCACTGTGCTGGCAGGAGAGATCGCCCTGCAGAGGGGACTGGCGTGCAGTACAGCCGGAGGGACCCATCATGCCTTTCCAGGCTACGGCGCAGGCTTCTGCCTCCTCAATGACTTGGCTGTGGCCGCCAAACACTTGATGGGTGAGTCCGCATCCAAGAGGAAGATTCTCATCGTGGATCTGGATGTACATCAG GGTGATGGCACAGCATTCATTTTTAAGGAGGAACCCAATGTTTTTACCTTCtcggtgcattgtgggaaaaACTTTCCTTTGCGAAAGCAGCAGAGTGACCTAGATGTCAGTTTAGAAGATGGCACTGAAGACAAAGAGTATCTTTCCAAAG TCCAGGCACAACTCCCTTGGTTACTGGAGACATTCCACCCGGATCTGGTCCTGTATGATTCTGGAGTGGATCCACACTGGGAGGATGAACTTGGAAGACTTCGTCTCACAGATGAAG GACTTTACCAGAGGGATCTTTATGTACTTCAGACAGTCATTAAAAAGGGCATTCCTGTGGCCACTGTCATTGGAGGAGGCTATTCAAGAGATATTGATCAACTGGCACGCAGGCACTCAATAATTCACAGAGCTGCTTCAAAG GTTTGGAGAGAATATGGACTTTAA